Proteins encoded within one genomic window of Streptomyces sp. NBC_00523:
- a CDS encoding PhzF family phenazine biosynthesis protein — translation MNDYDVPAGTDILRVFCGPDGRHGNALGVVRDGSRIPDRADRQELAGKLGFSETVFVDDPERGRLDIYTPGLRLPFAGHPVVGAAWLLDLEVLELEVGDVFARHDGEFCWITARPEWAPPRTLTQYASAAEVDALPAPPPGEGWLYAWAWEEEAAGRVRARAFPRRDDGIVEDEATGAAALLLSAHLGRALNITQGRGSQILTAPAPDGTVEIGGRVVLAHHG, via the coding sequence GTGAACGACTACGACGTACCCGCCGGCACCGACATCCTCCGCGTGTTCTGCGGACCGGACGGCCGGCACGGCAACGCCCTCGGTGTCGTACGCGACGGGAGCCGCATCCCCGACCGCGCGGACCGGCAGGAGCTCGCCGGGAAGCTCGGCTTCAGCGAGACCGTGTTCGTGGACGACCCCGAGCGCGGCCGGCTCGACATCTACACCCCGGGGCTGCGGCTGCCGTTCGCCGGGCACCCCGTCGTCGGCGCCGCCTGGCTGCTCGACCTGGAGGTCCTGGAGCTGGAGGTGGGCGACGTGTTCGCCCGCCACGACGGGGAGTTCTGCTGGATCACCGCCCGCCCGGAGTGGGCGCCGCCGCGCACCCTGACGCAGTACGCCTCGGCCGCCGAGGTCGACGCGCTCCCGGCACCGCCGCCCGGCGAGGGCTGGCTCTACGCCTGGGCGTGGGAGGAGGAGGCGGCGGGGCGCGTACGGGCACGGGCCTTTCCGCGCAGGGACGATGGCATCGTGGAGGACGAAGCGACGGGAGCCGCGGCCCTGTTGCTGAGCGCGCACCTCGGGCGCGCGCTCAACATCACACAGGGCCGCGGCTCCCAGATCCTCACGGCTCCCGCGCCGGACGGCACGGTGGAGATCGGCGGCAGGGTGGTCCTGGCCCACCACGGGTGA